The region CGCTCTTGCTTGAATACTCTTGGCTTTCAACTTGAGCTTTTAACCAATCGTCATTTGGTTGTGTGAATGAAATACTTTGTCTAGACATAATTAACAGTTTTGATGTAAATATACACCAAATTCATACCAAAAGCAAGAAATTAGATTAGAAATTAATTCGGTTGAAGTTCCCCATTATAGTTGGCAACGTTAAGACTTGTGGGAGAAAGGCTTACCTGTTCAGACCAATCAAATTCCACGTAGCCAATTTTCGTTTTACAATGTTACATAAATTTTAAATCAAAACGAAGTTTGGCGGAGCAAAACTGAAACCTTAAACACTCGAAACTACGCAGCACCTTTTTCCCACTCGCCTTTCGACCGAAAGCAATTGAAAAAGCCGAAATATGCAAATAAATTTTCAATATGCCATGGTCGAGTGGTGTTATTTTAGTCCAAAGGGTGTAAATCCTTTATCGGCAAGCTGATAAATAAGCATGAGCCGATTAGTAAGACGCAAGGTGGTTCAGAGCGATCTGAGCACTGAAGGAAGCGAAACTGCAAAGACCTGTACTGACGCACAGGAAGTGCATACAGAGGCAGGAAAAGGAGGGTTAGCAATCACAGCTTTGCAAAGCCTGAAATCAGCATTCTTTTCCTGTAGATGCAACAGGAATAGGTCGAAGGACGATGTTCTTACCAGGGGAGGTCTTGGACTAGATTCGGTATTTCTATACACCAAGAAGTCAGCCGAAGCCGTAGTAACCAGTGGTAACGAGCCAAACCCTTAATGATAGACAGGTAAGTTTGGAGGCCTCACAAGCCGGCGAAGGGCTGAACTTTAAATCGTTGCAAATTCGCGTAGGAGGTCTATGCACCGCAAAGTGAATACCAGCCGCGGGAAAGCGTAACAGGAAACAGAAAAGGAAATGGAAATCAAAGAAGAATTGATCGACAAGGTTTTGCAACCGGCCAACTTAACGATGGCTTGTAAAGAGGTTGTTCGCAACAAAGGCGCTGGCGGTGTCGACGGCATGAAGGTGAGCGAACTTGAAGCCCACCTGCATGAACACCGAACCACCCTGACCGAGCAAATAAGGAAAGGGAACTACCACGCTCAACCGATCAGGGGCAAAGAGATACCCAAGGGAGGAGGTAAAATGCGCCTTCTGGGTATCCCTACCGCAGTAGACCGGACGCTACAACAGGCAGTTCTACGTGTGGTAATGTTGCGCTACGAACAGGAATTTTCAAACTATAGTTATGGGTTTCGTCCTGAACGGAACACGCATCAGGCCGTAGGAAAATCATTGC is a window of Salinivirga cyanobacteriivorans DNA encoding:
- a CDS encoding reverse transcriptase domain-containing protein, with product MEIKEELIDKVLQPANLTMACKEVVRNKGAGGVDGMKVSELEAHLHEHRTTLTEQIRKGNYHAQPIRGKEIPKGGGKMRLLGIPTAVDRTLQQAVLRVVMLRYEQEFSNYSYGFRPERNTHQAVGKSLHYINSGYQHIVEIDLKQFFDNVDHVLLLQLLYRKVKCKATMSLIRRWLRAPLEKVYILIEKDPL